The Mytilus galloprovincialis chromosome 2, xbMytGall1.hap1.1, whole genome shotgun sequence genome has a window encoding:
- the LOC143062573 gene encoding uncharacterized protein LOC143062573: MTVSMLIRISSISLLAFFSFDISGKMVSLVSEVFYFLNLIASLSLTEFSKSFIFYHQVKINLCIRQCADHSIITVEVNVVQVKMVQLFEKLVVWICLTLNTEVFIICTNSINIKFEVPSIIIYQKENLEMNCQLAFNASVDDSVYYIKLLKNISGIYKDVVTIAYSSDAGINNSFLLVTWSDNNFKSRASVNESVIYPASEAKLKLIIPADNMICGDGGSYQCLISYYTSNSFSETSYGTVNLSVESTTVKISTKYPFENDFLFSPGTVVDLFCNGTVGSPPADFHWCYQRIGVDTSLIPYPGNIIQQPATKMDCQYSRQSTLSYNITDDYSAVVFQCIAEWNNTCSPGRINAKYRLRISKFIFISPK; encoded by the exons GaagttttttactttttaaacttaaTTGCTTCCTTATCATTGACGgaattttcaaaaagttttatattttatcatcaggtgaaaataaatctttgtatACGGCAGTGTGCCGATCATTCAATTATTACAGTGGAAGTAAATGTGGTACAGGTCAAAATGGTTCAACTGTTTGAGAAGTTAGTTGTGTGGATATGTTTAACATTAAATACAGAAGTGTTCA TTATTTGCACCAATAGTATAAACATCAAATTCGAAGTTCCGTCAATCATTATCTACCAAAAAGAAAACCTCGAGATGAACTGTCAACTTGCATTCAACGCTTCTGTTGATGATTCGGTATATTACATTAAACTGTTGAAAAACATTTCTGGCATTTATAAAGATGTTGTCACGATAGCATACTCATCAGATGCTGGTATTAACAACAGTTTTCTCCTTGTCACATGGAGTGACAATAACTTCAAATCAAGAGCAAGCGTGAATGAATCTGTAATTTATCCTGCATCAGAAGCAAAGTTGAAATTAATTATTCCAGCCGACAATATGATATGTGGGGATGGAGGAAGCTATCAATGTTTAATTAGTTACTACACTTCTAATTCGTTTTCTGAAACATCTTACGGAACTGTGAATCTATCAG TTGAGTCAACAACAGTCAAAATATCAACTAAATACCCATTTGAAAATGATTTCCTATTCTCACCTGGAACGGTTGTAGATTTGTTTTGTAATGGGACGGTTGGCTCACCACCGGCAGATTTTCACTGGTGTTATCAACGTATCGGTGTCGACACTTCGCTCATACCTTATCCTGGTAATATAATACAGCAGCCTGCAACTAAAATGGATTGCCAGTATAGTCGTCAGTCTACTTTATCATATAACATCACAGATGACTATTCGGCTGTCGTTTTTCAATGCATAGCTGAGTGGAATAATACATGTTCTCCTGGAAGAATAAATGCAAAGTATAGACTTAGGATAAgtaagtttatatttatttcacccAAATGA